A part of Hippea maritima DSM 10411 genomic DNA contains:
- the clpP gene encoding ATP-dependent Clp endopeptidase proteolytic subunit ClpP, producing the protein MNLVPIVIEKTPQGERAYDIYSRLLKDRIIMLNGEINDDVSNVIVSQLLFLESEDPEKDIFLYINSPGGSVTAGLAIYDTMQYIKCDVTTICIGSAASMGALLLASGTKGKRYSLPHSRIMIHQPLGGISGQATEIEIHAKEILRLKKLLNEILAKHTGKRLKTIEKDTERDYFMDTKEALAYGIIDKIIYSREEEEKKNETNGR; encoded by the coding sequence ATGAATTTAGTACCAATAGTCATAGAAAAAACACCTCAAGGTGAAAGGGCTTATGACATATACTCAAGACTCCTAAAAGACAGAATAATCATGTTAAACGGAGAAATAAACGACGATGTATCCAATGTAATTGTAAGTCAATTATTATTCTTAGAATCGGAGGATCCAGAAAAGGACATCTTCCTTTACATAAACTCACCCGGAGGTAGCGTAACAGCTGGTCTTGCTATTTACGATACAATGCAATACATAAAATGTGATGTAACAACAATCTGTATCGGTTCTGCTGCGTCTATGGGCGCTCTACTTTTAGCAAGTGGAACCAAAGGTAAAAGGTACTCTCTACCACACTCTCGCATAATGATACACCAACCTCTTGGTGGCATTTCGGGACAAGCAACAGAAATTGAAATACACGCAAAGGAGATTTTAAGGTTAAAAAAATTACTTAACGAAATATTAGCAAAACATACAGGAAAAAGGTTAAAAACCATTGAAAAAGACACCGAAAGGGATTACTTTATGGATACAAAGGAAGCACTAGCTTACGGCATCATTGACAAAATCATCTATTCAAGAGAAGAAGAGGAGAAAAAGAATGAAACCAATGGACGGTAA
- the tig gene encoding trigger factor: protein MVEVAVEDVKPSRKKLHIKVEPERIKEKKDEIVNDLRKTVKIKGFRKGKVPKEIILRSYKQDIEDNIKRELMAESYEFAIEDNKIDAVSDPVFTEVVYDEDKGLSFTAMVDVKPQFELKEYKGIEITAKPIEITEESINDVLNQLREAFATLEDKDGDTFEEGDIGIIDLKTFTQKTNYPINEFGGENLPVELGKKQLIEEIESQLKGMKVGETKKIEASFDKDYPLRALKGKDVVFEVTLKSLKQKKLPEIDDEFAKKINKEFKNVDDLKEDIRNKLKENKEREEIERQKDELLKKLLDEYDFDLPESLVNQEANQMIMEYVKEMYYRGADVSSEEFKPQKLRERFEPEAKKRVKSTFILLEIAKKERLDVSNEEINQVIAQDANARRMNFEDVYKEYQEKGVLPVIQMEILGDKALDLLHKNAKIIEENQEAQKEAKENETKEDKE from the coding sequence ATGGTGGAAGTAGCAGTTGAAGATGTTAAACCTTCAAGAAAAAAACTTCACATAAAGGTAGAACCAGAAAGGATTAAAGAGAAAAAAGACGAGATTGTAAACGATCTAAGAAAGACTGTAAAAATTAAAGGTTTCAGAAAAGGTAAAGTTCCAAAAGAAATCATCTTAAGGAGCTATAAACAAGATATAGAGGATAACATAAAAAGAGAGTTGATGGCAGAAAGTTACGAATTTGCCATAGAAGACAATAAAATAGATGCAGTTTCTGATCCGGTATTCACAGAGGTTGTTTACGATGAAGATAAGGGGTTAAGTTTCACCGCTATGGTTGATGTAAAACCCCAATTTGAACTAAAAGAATACAAAGGCATTGAGATTACTGCAAAACCAATAGAAATAACAGAGGAATCAATAAACGACGTACTAAATCAGCTAAGAGAAGCATTCGCAACATTAGAGGATAAAGATGGCGACACATTTGAAGAAGGTGATATAGGTATTATAGACCTCAAAACTTTTACCCAAAAAACTAACTACCCAATAAACGAATTTGGCGGTGAAAATTTGCCTGTTGAACTTGGCAAAAAGCAGCTCATAGAAGAAATAGAAAGCCAGTTAAAAGGTATGAAAGTTGGCGAAACCAAAAAGATAGAGGCATCGTTCGATAAAGATTACCCTCTAAGAGCGCTTAAAGGCAAAGATGTCGTTTTTGAGGTAACACTCAAATCTTTAAAGCAGAAAAAACTTCCTGAAATAGACGATGAGTTTGCAAAAAAGATAAATAAAGAATTTAAAAATGTTGACGACCTAAAAGAAGATATAAGAAACAAACTCAAAGAAAACAAAGAAAGGGAGGAGATAGAAAGACAAAAAGACGAGTTACTTAAAAAACTGCTCGATGAGTATGATTTTGATTTGCCAGAAAGCCTTGTAAATCAAGAGGCAAATCAGATGATAATGGAATACGTAAAAGAGATGTATTACAGAGGCGCGGATGTAAGCTCTGAAGAATTTAAACCCCAAAAGCTAAGGGAAAGATTTGAGCCAGAGGCAAAAAAGAGGGTGAAATCAACCTTTATACTACTTGAGATAGCAAAGAAAGAAAGATTGGATGTTTCTAATGAAGAAATAAATCAGGTTATAGCTCAAGATGCAAATGCAAGAAGGATGAATTTTGAAGACGTTTACAAAGAATATCAGGAAAAGGGCGTTTTACCTGTAATACAGATGGAAATATTAGGCGATAAAGCGCTGGATTTGCTACATAAAAACGCAAAAATAATAGAAGAAAATCAAGAGGCCCAAAAAGAGGCAAAAGAAAATGAAACCAAAGAGGACAAAGAATGA